Within Conexibacter woesei DSM 14684, the genomic segment GGCAAGACCGTCGAGGAGCTGGCCGCGATCAGTGCCGGCAACGGCGGCGGTGGCGGCGACCGCGGCGGACGCCCCGACCGCGGCGCGCGTCGCGGCGGCGGAGACCGAGGCGGCCGGCGTGACGACCGTCCGGGCGGCGGTGGCCGTGGCGGCCGCGGCGGCCGTGACCGCGATCCCGACCGCAGCTAGTGCTTCGCATTGCGAGTTCCACGGCGGCGCCCGGTCGCCGCTGCGCCGGCGGGAACTCGCGGTCGTAAACGGATGACCGACCACCGGATCACCGAGCTGGACTCAGGCGTGCGGATCGTGACGGAGGGCATGCCCTCCGTCCGGTCCGTCTCGCTCGGGTACTGGATCGGCACCGGCTCGCGGGGCGAGACCGACGCGCAGGCGGGGCTCTCGCACCTGATCGAGCACCTGCTGTTCAAGGGCAGCAGCAGATATCAGTCGCTCGAGATCGACCAGATCTTCGACGGCATGGGCGCGGAGCTGAACGCCGGCACGGGCAAGGAGACGACCTCCGTCTACTCGCGCGTGATCGACGAGCACCTCGACCTCGCGTTCGACGTGATGAGCGACATGGTCTTCAGACCCGCGTTCGAGGACGTCGACAGCGAGCGCGAGGTGATCCTCGAAGAGATCGCGATGTACGAGGACGACCCGCAGGACAAGGTCTTCGACGTGCTCGGCCAGGCCGTCTTCGGCGACCACCCGCTCGGCCGCTCGATCATCGGCAGCGCCGACGTCGTCGCCGGCACGCCGGTCGACGCGATCAAGGCGTTCCACGACTCCCGCTACGTCGCGTCGAACGTCGTGCTCGCCGCGGCGGGCGCCGTCGACCACGACCAGCTCGTCGAGCTGGCCGCGACGCGCGTCCCCAACGGCGGCCGCAGCGCGGACGCGCCGCAGCCGCTGCCGGCGCCGGCGCAGCACGCGCCGCGCGTGCGCTTCGAGCGCAAGGACACCGAGCAGTACCACGTCTGCCTCGGCGGGACGGGGATCGCGCGCGACGATGAGCGGCGCTTCGCGCTGCGCGTGCTCGACACGATCTTCGGCGGGACGTCGTCCTCGCGGCTGTTCCAGGAGGTGCGCGAGAAGCGCGGGCTCGCCTACGCCGTCTACTCGTTCACCGGGCAGTTCGCCGACACGGGCCAGATCGGCCTCTACGTCGGGACGCGCAGCGACAACCTGGCTCCGGCGCTCGAGGTCGTCGCGCAGGAGCTGGAGCGGCTGCGCCGTGAGCCGGCGACCGCCGACGAGCTGGCGCGCGCGAAGGAGAACCTGAAGGGCCGTGTCGTGCTGTCGCTCGAATCGACCGGCTCGCGCATGAACCGGCTCGGCTCGGCGCTGCTGAGCGACGTGCCGCTGCTGTCGGTCGACGAGGTCGTCGAGCAGATCGACGCCGTCTCGCTCGACGCGGTCGCGCAGCTGGCGGAGGAGCTGTTCGCCCCTGAGCAGCTGTCGACGGCCGGCATCGGTCCCGACGAGGACGTCTTCAGAGCGGCGCTGGGGCCGCTCTCTTCTACCGCCGTGGAGGCATAGAGCAGTGATTCGAGTCGCCGTCGCCGGTGCCGCCGGCCGCATGGGAGCCACCGTCTGCGACGCCGTCGACGGCGCCGAGGACATGGAGCTGACCGGCCGCGCCGACCCGGCGCTCGGCACGACGCTCGCGGAGGTGCTGCCGGACGCCGACGTCGTGGTCGACTTCACGCGGCCCGACACGGCGCTTCCCAACGCGCTGGAGTGCGTCGCGGCCGGCGTCCACGTCGTGATCGGGACGTCCGGCTTCGACATCGAGCCGCTCCGGACGGCAACCGGCGCGAACGTCTTCTTCGGTCCGAACTTCGCGATCGGCGCCGTGCTGATGACGAAGTTCGCCGCCGAGGCGGCGAAGTACATGGACAAGGCCGAGATCGTCGAGCTGCACCACGACAGAAAGCTCGACAAGCCGAGCGGAACCGCGGCGCACACGGCGCAGCTGATGGCGCAGGCGACCGGGGGAGAGGCGCCGCCGATCCACTCGATCCGGCTGCCCGGCCTGGTCGCCCACCAGGAAGTGATCTTCGGCGCGCTCGGCCAGACGCTGACGATCCGCCACGACTCGATCGACCGCCTGTCGTTCATGCCCGGCGTGCTGCTCGCCGTGCGCAGAGTCGCCGGCCTGGAGCAGTCGCCGGTCGTCGGGCTCGAGCACCTGCTCTAGCGCCTGGCGCCGCGCTGCACGGCCGGCTATCTTCGACTTCTCAGTCGAACGTCGAACGGGGAAAGCTGCGCAATGGCGGACCCAACCAAGCACGTGCTCGTGCTCGCCGGCCTGACCGTCGTCTCGGGCGCGCTGCGGGCAGCGCTGCACGCACGCGCCGCGCGCGGCCCGGCCGAGTTCACGCTGCTGCTGCCGGCGTCCGAGGACGGCGCCGCCGGCCACCGCGAGCGGCTGCTCGTCGCGGTCGAGCGGCTGCGCGCCGACGGACTCGACGTCGCCGGTCAGCTCGGCGACCCCGATCCGCTGCTCGCCGTCAGACAGGTGTGGGACCCGGTCGAGTACGACGAGATCGTCCTCAGCACCTTCCCGCCCGGCCGCTCGGGCTGGCTGGAGCGCGGCGTCCCGCGCGCGCTGGAGCGCGCCACCGGAGTCCCCGTGGCGCACGTGGTAGCGGAGTCCCCGTAGCGGCCTCTGCCGCGCAGCGCCGCTACCGTCATCCGGGTGGGCATCCTCGTCGCCGTCACCGACCACGCCGTCGAGCGCTTCCGCCAGCGCGTCGCGTCGCGCTCCGGGGCGCTCGACCCGAGACCGGAGATCGCGGGACGCGTCAGCAGGGCGTGGGCGGCGGGCCGCTGGAGCGAGACGCCGCCGAGAGGTGCCACGGGCGCCCGCGGCTCGGTCTACGTCCGCGACCTCGTCGATCGCGACCTCCTGTTCGTCTGCCGGCGCGACCGCGGCGACGGCGAACTGGTCGTGATCTCGCTATGGGAGGAGGGGCGGATCGGGGCCCCGCGGGTGCCGCGCCGCTTCACCGACGCACTGAGATCCTGACCGCGTCCGGGCATGGAGCGCGCGCCGCGCGCCGCGGATTGCGATAATGCTCGGCGGATGTCAGGGCTGGGAGCAATTCTCACTGCGATGGTCACGCCGTTCGACGCGCAGCTGCGTGTCGACGAGGACGCCACCGTCGCACTCATGAACCACCTCGTCGCGCACGGCTCGGACGGGTTGGTCCTCTGCGGGACCACCGGCGAGACCGCGACGCTCACCGACACGGAGCATCTCCGCGTCATCGAGCTGGGCGTGGAGGCGATGAAGGGCCGCGCGTCGATCGTCGCCGGCGTCGGCTCCAACGACACGCGCCACGCGGTCCATCTGACCGAGCGCGCGACGGAGCTGGGCGCGGACGCGCTCCTGCACGTGACGCCGTACTACGTGCGGCCGAACCGGCGCGGGATCGTGCGCCACTTCGAGGAGTGCGCGAAGGCGACCGACAAGCCGATCGTCGTCTACAACATCCCCGCGCGCACCGGCACCGACATGCCGAACGACCTGCTCGCCGAGCTGGCGCAGATCGACAACGTCGTCGCGGTCAAGCAGGCGAACCCCGACAACCTCGCGCCGGTCGACGGCCTCGAGATCTACGCCGGCAACGACGACATGCTCTGCGACGTGCTGGAGATGGGGGGCGCCGGCGGCATCCTCGTCGCCAGCCACGTCGTCGGCCCGCAGATGCGCCGCCTCGTCGACGAGCCGGCGCGCCGCCGCGAGCTGGACGCCGAGCTGCACGAGGTCTACGCCGCGATGGGCGTGACGACCAATCCGATCCCGGTCAAGGCGGCGCTGAGACTGCTCGGCCACAACGTCGGCGGACTGCGGCTCCCGCTGGTCGAGGCCGATGAGCAGGAGCTGGCCGTCGTGCGCGCCGCGCTCGACCGCCTCGGCCTGCTTGCGACGGCGTCGGCGTGAGCGGCGGAACGCTTCGCGTCCTGCCGCTCGGCGGCCTGGGCGAGATCGGGAAGAACATGACGGTCGTCGAGTACGACGACCGCATCGTCGTCGTCGACACCGGCCTGCGCTTCCCGACGGCCGAACAGATGGGGATCGACCTCGTCCTGCCGGACTTCACGTACCTGAGGGACCGCGTCGAGGACATCGAGGCGATCGTCATCACGCACGGCCACGAGGACCATCTCGGCGCGTTGCCGTGGGTCCTGCGCGAGCTGGGAACCGAGGACGCGCCGCCCGTCTACGGCGGTCCGCTTGCGATGGCGATGGCGCGCTCGAAGCTCGACGAGCACCGCATCAGAGACGTCGTGCTGGAGGACGTCCCGGACGGCGAGACGATCGAGGCCGGACCGTTCGACATCGAGCTGATCCACATGACGCACTCGATCCCGGACTCGAACGCCGTCGCGATCACGACTGACGTCGGCACCGTCCTGATAACCGGCGACTACAAGTTCGACCAGACGCCGGTCGACGGCCGCCCGGCCGACATGTCGCGGCTCGCCGAGCTGGGCCGTGACGGCGTGCTGCTGCTGTGCGGCGACTCGACGAACGCCGACCGCCCGGGCTACTCGCCCTCGGAGGCCGGCGTCGGCCCGCACCTCGAAGAGGTCTTCAGCCGCTGCGAGGGCCGCATCATCGTCACCTCGTTCGCGTCGAACATCCACCGCGTCCAGCAGGTCGTCGACGCGGCGGCCGCGCTCGGTCGCAAGGTCGCGCTGGTCGGCCGGTCGATGCGCAAGAACGTCAACATCGGCCGTTCGCTGGGCCACATCGAGCTGCCCGACGGCATCCTCGTCCAGCCGCGCGAGATCGACCAGTTCCCCGACGAGCGGATCGTGATCATCTCGACCGGCTCCCAGGGCGAGCCGTTGTCGGCGCTGCGCCGCATGGCGCACAACGACCACCGCCAGGTGAGATTGCACGCGGGCGACAGCGTCGTCTTCTCCGCCACGCCGATCCCGGGCAACGAGCGCGCCGTCAACGAGACGATCGACCGCCTCTACCACATCGGCTGCGACGTCATCACGACCGCCGACGCGCCCGTCCACGCCTCCGGGCACGGGTACCAGGAGGAGCTGAAGCTGATGCTCAACCTGACGCGGCCCAGATACGTGCTGCCGATGCACGGCGACTTCAAGCGGATCCACCTGCACGCGCAGCTGGCCGAGTCGGTCGGGATCGACCCCGACGCGATCTTCCAGGGCGAGAACGGCCTGCCGCTGGAGCTCGACGAGCGCGGCGCGCGCTGGGGCGACAAGGTCCAATCCGGGATGATCTTCGTCGACGGCGTCGACATCGGCGATCCGGCCGACGTCGCGCTGCGCGACCGCCGGATGCTGTCGGCCGACGGCATCTTCATCGTCGTCGCGACGATCTCCGAGCAGGACGGCTCCTCCGTCGCGCCGCCCGAGGTGATCTTCCGCGGCGTCCCGTTCCTCGAGCAGGCCGACGAGCTGATCGAGGAGATCCGCGGCGCCGTCGAGGACTCGCTCGACGCCGCCGCCAAGGACAGAGTGCGCGAGGTCGACCTGCTCCAGCAGCAGCTCCACGACGACCTCGCCGCGTTCGTCTACGACCGTCTCAAGCGCCGCCCGATGGTGCTGCCGGTCGTCGTCGAGGTCTGAGCGACCGTCCACCCGCGGCGCCTAGGCGCCCGCCGGTGCCTCGTCGCGCGCCGCCTGCTCGGCTGCCGGCAGGCGGACGGTGAAGCGTGCGCCGCCGCCAGTCGGCGCGTCGACCGTCACGTCGCCGCCGTGGGAGACCGCGACCGCGCGCACGATCGCGAGGCCGAGGCCCGAGCCGCCGCCGCCGTCGCCGTTCCCGCGCACGAAGCGCTCGAACAGCCGCTCGCGCAGCTCCAGCGGGATCCCCGGTCCGTCGTCGCGGACGGTCAGGACGACGTCGCCGCCGTCGTGCGCGAGCGAGGCGTGCACGTGCGTGCCCGGCGGCGTGTGGCGCAGCGCGTTCTCGATCAGGTTGAGCGCGAGCCGGTGCAGCTCGTCGCGGGCGCCGGAGACGACCGCCGCGCCGTCGGCCTCGACCGACAGCTCGTGGTCGCCCGTGACCGGCTCCAGCTCGGATGCGACGTCGAGCAGGATCTCCGACAGGTCGGTCGGACGGTGGGGGACGACACGGCCGGCGTCGGCACGTGCCAGCAGCAGCAGGTCGGCGACCAGCCGCCGCATCCGGCGCGAGGAGCGCAGCGCCGAGGCGGCCGCGTCGCGCTGGTCGCCCTGCAGCGTCTCCTCCAGCAGCTCGAGGTTCGCGAGCACCGAGGTCAGCGGCGTGCGCAGCTCGTGCGAGGCGTCGGCGACGAACTCGCGCTGGCGCGCGAGCGTCGCCTCCGTCTCGGTCCGCGCGGAGTCGAGCGCCTCCAGCATCCCGTCGAGCGTGCGCGCCAGCTCGGCGACCTCGTCGTCGGCCTCGGGCTGGGGGAGGTGGCGACTCGGATCGCGCGTGCGCGCGATCTCGCGCGCGCTCGCGGTCAGCTCGGCGATCGGCGTCATCGCGCGGCGCGCGACGAGCAGTCCGGCCGCGAGCGCCAGCGCGGTGCCGCCGAGCGCGCCGAGCACGAGGAAGAAGCGCACCTTCGCGACGGTCGCCTTCGTCGCCGAGACGGGCCGGGCGTAGATCACGATGCCGGCGAGCGGCGCCTGTCCCTGGAACTGCGGGCCGACAGCGATCTGGCGGATCTCGACGCGGTAGCCGTGCTGCTCCTTGCCGCCCTCGACGGTGAACGTCGGCGATCTCGGGTTGCGGCCGCCGAACGCGCACATCTCCGTGAACGGGCTCGACTCGAACGAGGCGGCCCAGTACACGCGGACCTTCGCGCCGTCCGCGTTCGCGATGTCCGGCAGCGTGCCGCAGTCCGGCGAGGCGGTCTGCTCGTCGAACCCGACTCTCGCGTTCTGCTGCACGTAGTCGGCCGACGCCCGCACCGAGTCGTTGAACTGGATCCGGATCTGTCGCGTCGTGAGAAAGCCGACGATGATCGCGAAGCCGCAGAGGATCACGAACGTCAGCGCCGCCGAGCCGCCGGCGAGCCGCCAGCGGGTCGGGACCCTACGGTACGCGGAGTACGTAGCCTGCGCCGCGGATCGTATGGAGGAGTCGAGGCTCACCGTCCGCTTCCAGCTTCCGTCGCAGGTTCGAGACGAACACCTCGATCGTGTTCGTCGTGGAGAAGGGGTCGTAGCCCCACACCTCGTCGAGCAGCCGCTGCCGGGAGATCACGATCCGCTCGTTGCGCATCAGGTACTCCAGCAGCTCGAACTCGCGCTGCGTCAGCTCGATCGAGCGCTCGCCGCGGTGCACCTCGTGCGTGTCCGGGTTGAGCCGCAGGTCGCCGACGACGAGCGGCGCCGAGCCGCGCGGCGGGCGCCGCCGCAGCAGCGCGCGCAGCCGCGCGAGCAGCTCTTGGCGCTCGAACGGCTTGACGAGGTAGTCGTCGGCACCGGCGTCGAGGCCCTCCACGCGCGATTCGAGCGCGTCGCGCGCGGTCAGCATCAGGATCGGCACGTCGTCGCCTCTGCGCAGCGTTCTGGCGACGTCGATGCCGTCGAGCTTCGGCAGCCCGAGGTCGAGGATCACGAGGTCGGGCAGGAACGAGTGCGCCTCGTCGAGCGCGCTGACGCCGTCGCCGGCGGTGCGGACGTCGTAGCCCTCCATGCGCAGCGAGCGCTGGAGAACCTGGGCGATCTCGTCGTCGTCCTCGACGACCAGGACGCGGGCGGGGCGGGCGTAGTCGCTCATGAGGTTCGATGGTAAAGGGGAAACGCCAGCACGTGCCGGGATTTTAGGCATTCGTTAGTGGGTGCCGGGGTGACAAGTGGGGGAGGGTCGCGAGCGCACGCGTCGAAGCACGACCCGAAGATGGCCACGACCAGCCGCCGTAGACCTGCGAGATCGAGATCTCGCCCGCGCAGACGCGCGCGTGCGCGCCGTTCCTCCGCGCCCCGCCTCGGACTGCCCCAGCTCGCGCCCCACCAGGTCGACCTGCTCGGCCTCGGCATCGCCGCGCTCGGCGTCTTCCTCGCGTTCGTGATGTACGCCGGCTCGGCCGGCGGCCAGGTCGGCGACGCGCTCAAGGACGGTCTGCTGCTGCTGTTCGGCCGCGTCGCGTATGCGGCGCCGGCCGCGTTCGTGCTCGGCGGGCTGCTGGTGATCGCGCGCACGCTGATCCCGAGCGTGAGACCGCTGCGCGCGGGCGTCTGGTGCCTCTTCGGCGCGGTCGAGCTGTCGCTCGCCGCCGGCACGTTCGGGCTCGGCGGCGGCGGACGGCCGGGCAACGACATGTGGGACGGCGACGTGCTGAAGGAGCGCGGCGGCGCGATCGGCGAGACGCTCTACTGGGCCTCCTCGACGCTCTTCTCCGACGTCGGCGCGCACATCATCTCCGTCTTCCTCTTCATCGCCGCGCTCGTGCTGCTGAGCGGCGTCACGATCGCGAGCGTGCTCCGCTCCGCCGGCCAGGGCGTCGCCGAGACCAGCCGGCGAGCCGCGACACTCGCGCCCAACCGCGGCGGGAGCGCCGTCGAAGAGCCCGCGCCGAGAAGAGCCGCGCGCAGACGCAAGACGATCGTCCCCGCCGACGACGACGCCGTCATCGCCGCCGCGGCGCTCGACGGCGACGGCGACGCGCTCGCCGATGTGCCCGAGCCGCTGACGCCGCCCGAGCTGGACGACGAGCGGATGGTCGTGCGCGCGACCCACGTCGAGGCGCCGTCGCTCGACGGCGCCGAGCGCTACCCCGACCTGTTCGGCGACGACGACACCGGCGCACCGGCGCCGCTCGCCCCGCTCGACCTCGGCGACGACGATCCCGAGACAGCCGAGTTCGCGCCGCCGCCGCTCGACCTCGAACCCGACCTGGCTGACGAGGCGGACGCCGAAGCCGAAGCGGACGACATACCCGAGCTGGAGCTGGAGGAGCCGGACGAGCCCGGGGTCACCACCGGGCCGATCGACGTCGATCCGGCCGACCTGACGCCGCAGGGCCGCTACCGCGCCTCGATCACCGAGGACCCCGGCTTCGTCTGGAGAATCCCGACCGGCCGCTTCCTGACGCGCTCGACACCGGAGCAGACGCGCCCGGACACCGCCGGGCAGGAGAGAATCGCCCAACAGCTGGTCGAGGCGCTGGAGCACTTCCGGATCGACTCCAGAGTCGTCGGCATGGTCGCCGGCCCGCACATCACGCGCTACGAGCTGCGGCTCGCGCCCGGCACCAGAGTCGGCAGAGTCGCCAACCTGAAGGACGACCTCGCGTACGCGCTCGCCGCGACCGACGTCCGCATCCTCGCGC encodes:
- a CDS encoding 4-hydroxy-tetrahydrodipicolinate reductase → MIRVAVAGAAGRMGATVCDAVDGAEDMELTGRADPALGTTLAEVLPDADVVVDFTRPDTALPNALECVAAGVHVVIGTSGFDIEPLRTATGANVFFGPNFAIGAVLMTKFAAEAAKYMDKAEIVELHHDRKLDKPSGTAAHTAQLMAQATGGEAPPIHSIRLPGLVAHQEVIFGALGQTLTIRHDSIDRLSFMPGVLLAVRRVAGLEQSPVVGLEHLL
- a CDS encoding ribonuclease J gives rise to the protein MSGGTLRVLPLGGLGEIGKNMTVVEYDDRIVVVDTGLRFPTAEQMGIDLVLPDFTYLRDRVEDIEAIVITHGHEDHLGALPWVLRELGTEDAPPVYGGPLAMAMARSKLDEHRIRDVVLEDVPDGETIEAGPFDIELIHMTHSIPDSNAVAITTDVGTVLITGDYKFDQTPVDGRPADMSRLAELGRDGVLLLCGDSTNADRPGYSPSEAGVGPHLEEVFSRCEGRIIVTSFASNIHRVQQVVDAAAALGRKVALVGRSMRKNVNIGRSLGHIELPDGILVQPREIDQFPDERIVIISTGSQGEPLSALRRMAHNDHRQVRLHAGDSVVFSATPIPGNERAVNETIDRLYHIGCDVITTADAPVHASGHGYQEELKLMLNLTRPRYVLPMHGDFKRIHLHAQLAESVGIDPDAIFQGENGLPLELDERGARWGDKVQSGMIFVDGVDIGDPADVALRDRRMLSADGIFIVVATISEQDGSSVAPPEVIFRGVPFLEQADELIEEIRGAVEDSLDAAAKDRVREVDLLQQQLHDDLAAFVYDRLKRRPMVLPVVVEV
- the dapA gene encoding 4-hydroxy-tetrahydrodipicolinate synthase, whose amino-acid sequence is MSGLGAILTAMVTPFDAQLRVDEDATVALMNHLVAHGSDGLVLCGTTGETATLTDTEHLRVIELGVEAMKGRASIVAGVGSNDTRHAVHLTERATELGADALLHVTPYYVRPNRRGIVRHFEECAKATDKPIVVYNIPARTGTDMPNDLLAELAQIDNVVAVKQANPDNLAPVDGLEIYAGNDDMLCDVLEMGGAGGILVASHVVGPQMRRLVDEPARRRELDAELHEVYAAMGVTTNPIPVKAALRLLGHNVGGLRLPLVEADEQELAVVRAALDRLGLLATASA
- a CDS encoding M16 family metallopeptidase, which translates into the protein MTDHRITELDSGVRIVTEGMPSVRSVSLGYWIGTGSRGETDAQAGLSHLIEHLLFKGSSRYQSLEIDQIFDGMGAELNAGTGKETTSVYSRVIDEHLDLAFDVMSDMVFRPAFEDVDSEREVILEEIAMYEDDPQDKVFDVLGQAVFGDHPLGRSIIGSADVVAGTPVDAIKAFHDSRYVASNVVLAAAGAVDHDQLVELAATRVPNGGRSADAPQPLPAPAQHAPRVRFERKDTEQYHVCLGGTGIARDDERRFALRVLDTIFGGTSSSRLFQEVREKRGLAYAVYSFTGQFADTGQIGLYVGTRSDNLAPALEVVAQELERLRREPATADELARAKENLKGRVVLSLESTGSRMNRLGSALLSDVPLLSVDEVVEQIDAVSLDAVAQLAEELFAPEQLSTAGIGPDEDVFRAALGPLSSTAVEA
- a CDS encoding FtsK/SpoIIIE family DNA translocase, producing the protein MATTSRRRPARSRSRPRRRARARRSSAPRLGLPQLAPHQVDLLGLGIAALGVFLAFVMYAGSAGGQVGDALKDGLLLLFGRVAYAAPAAFVLGGLLVIARTLIPSVRPLRAGVWCLFGAVELSLAAGTFGLGGGGRPGNDMWDGDVLKERGGAIGETLYWASSTLFSDVGAHIISVFLFIAALVLLSGVTIASVLRSAGQGVAETSRRAATLAPNRGGSAVEEPAPRRAARRRKTIVPADDDAVIAAAALDGDGDALADVPEPLTPPELDDERMVVRATHVEAPSLDGAERYPDLFGDDDTGAPAPLAPLDLGDDDPETAEFAPPPLDLEPDLADEADAEAEADDIPELELEEPDEPGVTTGPIDVDPADLTPQGRYRASITEDPGFVWRIPTGRFLTRSTPEQTRPDTAGQERIAQQLVEALEHFRIDSRVVGMVAGPHITRYELRLAPGTRVGRVANLKDDLAYALAATDVRILAPIPGKQAVGVEVPNARRRIVHLGDVFQEPPADWSPLTVWLGKDVAGRAIGVDLAKMPHLLVAGTTGAGKSGCVNAMLSSILLHADPHEVKLVLVDPKQVELNHYESIPHLLTPVITSPRKAANALQNLVKEMEERYGIMSLARTRSLPELNRRRLERGESRLPYILCVIDELADLMMVAPADVEDSIIRLAQKARAVGIHLVLATQSPRVDVITGMIKANVPSRIAFAVSSQTDSRVILDQNGAESLLGQGDMLFSPVGSSKLQRIQGAYIDEDQIADLTEQWRRQGEPELRDDLLEEVESEDDGSGDSGAADDGFDPDEDPLLEEAIGLVAQMGTASTSMLQRRLRLGYTRAGRLIDMLERRGIISGYEGSKPRQVLIAESDVPRILVALSERSGPAQGERAGDQIPLPTPSAPGTGELDQPRD
- a CDS encoding response regulator transcription factor, translating into MSDYARPARVLVVEDDDEIAQVLQRSLRMEGYDVRTAGDGVSALDEAHSFLPDLVILDLGLPKLDGIDVARTLRRGDDVPILMLTARDALESRVEGLDAGADDYLVKPFERQELLARLRALLRRRPPRGSAPLVVGDLRLNPDTHEVHRGERSIELTQREFELLEYLMRNERIVISRQRLLDEVWGYDPFSTTNTIEVFVSNLRRKLEADGEPRLLHTIRGAGYVLRVP
- a CDS encoding sensor histidine kinase, yielding MSLDSSIRSAAQATYSAYRRVPTRWRLAGGSAALTFVILCGFAIIVGFLTTRQIRIQFNDSVRASADYVQQNARVGFDEQTASPDCGTLPDIANADGAKVRVYWAASFESSPFTEMCAFGGRNPRSPTFTVEGGKEQHGYRVEIRQIAVGPQFQGQAPLAGIVIYARPVSATKATVAKVRFFLVLGALGGTALALAAGLLVARRAMTPIAELTASAREIARTRDPSRHLPQPEADDEVAELARTLDGMLEALDSARTETEATLARQREFVADASHELRTPLTSVLANLELLEETLQGDQRDAAASALRSSRRMRRLVADLLLLARADAGRVVPHRPTDLSEILLDVASELEPVTGDHELSVEADGAAVVSGARDELHRLALNLIENALRHTPPGTHVHASLAHDGGDVVLTVRDDGPGIPLELRERLFERFVRGNGDGGGGSGLGLAIVRAVAVSHGGDVTVDAPTGGGARFTVRLPAAEQAARDEAPAGA